The following are encoded together in the Montipora capricornis isolate CH-2021 chromosome 5, ASM3666992v2, whole genome shotgun sequence genome:
- the LOC138049817 gene encoding glycogenin-1-like, whose protein sequence is MEGSHPQKTEKGSRRAVCFLAFVPTTIFLIMLVVWRPLLLPYFFRYVRLIVSEVASDHQRFLDNEVQLASKEWRLYQLETKYGQLWCKENVETRSDVTWLTVVVNDAFIVPTLVLGHSIRTFSCQKKMIAFISEDLSKGSVKALQVVGWETRLVEEMDCNWLDDKIGGDRNSGVFGKPRGKRIRGTHTRFHAWNYTEFSKIIYVDADVMLMSNIDELFDIPDDFGATPCARPGAIDPCFNAGLMVFRPDSNHYNQIMETWFETTKRDTCIHDQDLLTIYFVDAGNWKALPYSYNVRISLFRPMKTFHFACCRPPKPWSAICRPSRKEAEDFDGPITDVDQMGLLFWKNFYELLEKYKLELWWKSTQLFRPQQEFGNMLFAECWRQIRAAKY, encoded by the coding sequence ATGGAGGGGAGTCACccacaaaagacagaaaagggATCGCGTCGAGCAGTTTGCTTTCTAGCTTTTGTTCCAACAACGATTTTCTTGATAATGCTTGTTGTATGGAGACCACTCTTGCTGCCATATTTTTTCAGATACGTCAGGTTGATTGTTTCAGAAGTTGCAAGTGATCACCAGAGATTCTTAGACAACGAGGTACAATTGGCCTCGAAAGAATGGCGATTGTACCAGTTGGAGACTAAATATGGCCAGCTGTGGTGCAAGGAAAACGTCGAAACAAGAAGCGATGTAACATGGCTTACAGTGGTGGTAAACGATGCATTTATTGTACCAACTTTGGTATTAGGTCACTCTATACGCACATTTTCATGTCAAAAGAAGATGATTGCATTTATTTCTGAGGATCTTAGCAAGGGCTCAGTGAAAGCTCTCCAGGTTGTTGGCTGGGAAACTCGCTTAGTGGAAGAAATGGACTGCAACTGGCTGGATGACAAAATTGGTGGCGATCGAAACAGTGGTGTTTTCGGAAAGCCTCGTGGAAAAAGAATAAGAGGAACGCATACACGTTTCCATGCATGGAATTACACAGAATTTTCCAAGATCATTTATGTTGATGCAGATGTTATGTTAATGAGTAATATTGACGAGTTATTTGACATTCCTGATGACTTCGGGGCAACGCCTTGTGCTAGACCGGGTGCAATCGATCCTTGCTTCAATGCAGGGCTTATGGTGTTTCGACCGGATAGCAACCATTACAACCAAATTATGGAAACCTGGTTTGAAACCACCAAAAGAGATACTTGCATTCATGACCAAGACTTGCTAACCATATATTTTGTTGATGCTGGTAACTGGAAAGCCTTACCCTATTCATACAATGTCAGAATTTCTCTTTTTCGTCCCATGAAGACTTTTCATTTTGCATGCTGCCGACCTCCCAAACCATGGTCAGCCATTTGCCGCCCAAGCAGAAAAGAGGCAGAAGATTTTGACGGGCCAATCACAGATGTGGACCAGATGGGACTACTTTTCTGGAAGAATTTCTATGAACTTTTGGAAAAATACAAGTTAGAACTGTGGTGGAAATCAACACAGCTTTTCAGGCCACAGCAAGAATTTGGGAACATGCTTTTTGCTGAATGCTGGAGGCAAATACGTGCAGCAAAATACTAG
- the LOC138049818 gene encoding dnaJ homolog subfamily C member 10-like: MNSHLLFTLFLTFLCHVVFSEDYYELLGISRDASNKEIRKAFKKLALKLHPDKNTEDPHAHEKFTAINKAYEVLKDEELRKKYDVYGEDGLKDDHFGGGHYQSWNYFNEEFGIYDDDPEIITLGYSDFEVSVEGSDDIWFINFYSPFCSHCHDLAPTWREVARELEGVIRIGAVNCQEEWNLCRRQGIQSYPSLVLYPTHEFHRGSRSTKALVQFILDSLEVNLYDLWDGNFQNEISQSDHPWLIDFCAPGEDCLTQDTRIKLSAILDNLVNIGTIDCGKNADLCQEVGYHGNLVYFIADVGTEKGEVIDSLETKEIVSLVLKKLPDPVTVDLSAFEEIKKNLAAATELPWVLHFDRGPMDNLEIRKLPAFTSDINVGHVDCSKEQDICQQVHVRKYPMIALFKSHGHYEWHHGRFTAHDIAVFAKESASSSVQTLGPEDFPAKISQPDLPFFVDFFAPWCPPCMRLLPEYRKAARSFEDSEVGFGTVDCTIHANLCHMYNIRSYPTTILYNNSIPHQFTGHHTAADLVEFVENTLNPTVVQLTPETFQSLVAERKSGETWLVDFFAPWCGPCNELTPEWNKLAKQMKDDAGVGSVDCQKFRRFCQEQGVNSYPTIRLYPHNSQGGYRYVSHRGWRDVHSLYSWAFQHLPSMVTQFSYNSFLENVLGSEDAWIIDFFAPWCGHCIQFAPDFEKAAKLLDGRVKAGKVDCEQDYHLCSEANVRAYPTVRLYLGSPGKGMTQPVNGHMNIESQDPQQIHNLAVKALEDYRADLEEENQGTRTHKKGKTKGKKKNKGKPDHDEF, encoded by the exons ATGAATTCACATCTGTTATTTAccttatttttaacttttttatgcCACGTTGTGTTTTCCGAAGACTACTATGAATTATTAGGGATCTCAAGGGATGCAAGCAACAAAGAAATCCGAAAAGCCTTTAAAAAATTAGCGCTTAAACTTCATCCTGACAAAAATACG GAGGATCCACATGCTCATGAAAAGTTTACAGCAATTAATAAAGCATATGAAGTTTTAAAAG ATGAAGAGTTGCGTAAAAAATATGATGTGTATGGTGAAGATGGTTTGAAAGATGACCACTTTGGAGGAGGACATTACCAAAGCTGGAACTATTTTAATGAAGAATTTG GAATATATGATGATGATCCAGAGATTATAACCTTAGGGTATTCAGATTTTG AGGTTTCAGTGGAGGGAAGTGATGACATTTGGTTTATCAACTTTTATTCGCCATTTTGTTCTCACTGCCATGACTTGGCGCCAACA TGGCGAGAAGTTGCTCGAGAGCTTGAGGGTGTCATCAGAATTGGTGCTGTCAATTGCCAAGAAGAGTGGAACTTATGCCGGCGACAAGGAATACAGAGTTATCCATCACTTGTACTTTACCCTACA catGAATTTCATCGAGGGTCAAGAAGCACAAAAGCACTTGTCCAGTTTATTCTGGATTCTCTAGAGGTCAACTTGTATGATCTTTGGGATG gtaattttcaaaatgaaataagccaaagtGACCACCCTTGGCTTATTGATTTTTGTGCTCCTGGAGAAG ATTGCCTTACTCAAGACACAAGAATAAAACTTTCTGCTATTTTG gATAATTTGGTGAACATTGGCACTATAGATTGTGGAAAAAATGCAGATTTGTGTCAAGAGGTCGGCTATCACGGCAATCTGGTTTATTTTATAGCTGATGTTGGAACTGAGAAAGGCGAG GTAATTGATAgtttggaaacaaaagaaattgttaGTTTGGTTTTGAAGAAGTTACCTGATCCTGTGACTGTTGACCTTTCGGCATTTGAG GAAATAAAGAAGAACCTTGCCGCCGCTACTGAGTTGCCGTGGGTTTTACATTTTGACCGAGGTCCAATGGATAACTTAGAGATAAGAAAACTGCCAGCATTCACTTCAGATATTAAT gttGGTCATGTTGATTGCAGTAAAGAACAAGATATCTGCCAACAGGTGCATGTTAGGAAGTATCCAATGATAGCTCTTTTCAAATCACATGGACACTATGAATGGCATCATG GTCGCTTTACTGCTCATGACATTGCTGTGTTTGCTAAGGAAAGTGCATCCTCCAGTGTGCAAACCTTAGGTCCTGAAGATTTTCCAGCAAAAATATCGCAACCCGATCTGCCATTCTTTGTGGATTTCTTTGCCCCA TGGTGCCCCCCGTGCATGCGTTTGTTACCTGAATACAGAAAAGCAGCACGTTCATTTGAAGACAGTGAAGTTGGTTTTGGGACTGTAGACTGTACAATACATGCAAACTtatgccatatg TACAATATCCGCTCATATCCAACCACAATCTTGTATAATAACAGCATCCCACATCAGTTCACTGGGCACCACACAGCTGCTGATTTAGTTGAATTTGTTGAG AATACACTTAACCCTACTGTTGTACAGTTGACACCCGAAACATTCCAATCCCTTGTGGCAGAGAGAAAGTCGGGTGAAACGTGGCTGGTTGATTTCTTTGCGCCTTGGTGTGGTCCCTGTAATGAACTGACTCCTGAATGGAACAAACTGGCTAAG CAAATGAAGGACGACGCTGGTGTTGGTTCAGTTGACTGTCAAAAGTTTCGACGGTTCTGCCAGGAGCAAGGAGTTAATTCCTATCCTACAATCCGTTTGTACCCTCACAATAGCCAGGGAGGGTATCGCTATGT GAGTCACCGTGGATGGCGTGATGTCCATTCTTTGTACAGCTGGGCCTTTCAACACCTTCCTTCAATGGTCACGCAGTTCAGTTACAATTCATTTCTTGAAAATGTTCTGGGCAGTGAAGATGCTTGGATTATCGATTTCTTCGCTCCTTGGTGCGGGCACTGTATTCAGTTTGCTCCTGACTTCGAAAAAGCAGCAAAG TTGTTAGACGGGCGTGTCAAAGCAGGAAAAGTTGATTGTGAACAGGATTACCATCTATGTTCTGAAGCCAATGTGCGAGCTTACCCCACTGTAAGGTTGTATCTTGGTTCACCGGGAAAAGGAATGACTCAG ccaGTAAATGGACACATGAACATCGAAAGCCAAGACCCACAGCAAATTCATAACTTAGCAGTAAAAGCATTAGAAGACTACAGAGCGGATTTAGAAGAGGAGAATCAGGGGACCAGAACacacaagaaaggaaaaacaaaaggcaaaaag AAAAACAAGGGCAAACCAGACCACGATGAATTCTAG